From Polynucleobacter difficilis, a single genomic window includes:
- a CDS encoding FAD-dependent monooxygenase yields the protein MSLSNASVDVQIIGGGPVGLACAAWCLQKFPELSLHLIDRNPQNDSDIVASDTRGIALSHGSKLLLDTIQAWPSDSCAIHSVHVSHVGQFGRALMTREELDQEALGHIVRYRGIHLALRESLRQLQKKAPHFVWQHTGSDNNQDQDHCRARCIVHAEGGLFTQQDWVESGRDYQQSALVGLVEVENAQPHHAWERFTSEGPLALLPSHHGSNVLNMVWCSSPATAERLNGISDADFLHALQSCFGSRVGQFKSIRDRRLYPLGLNYRKEIVQGNEVWIGNAAQALHPVAGQGLNLGLRDAYLLAEQLSGLFSKQSHTTKSRNAIDNALHEYSNSRQADRKATIGITDFLARVFTSPLTPVIAARGAALSLLQWLPPAKTGLARQMMFGRR from the coding sequence ATGTCTTTATCGAATGCATCTGTGGATGTGCAAATCATCGGCGGCGGCCCAGTGGGCTTGGCATGCGCTGCATGGTGCTTACAGAAATTTCCGGAACTCTCACTTCATCTCATTGATCGCAATCCACAAAACGATAGCGACATTGTTGCCAGCGATACCCGAGGCATTGCCTTATCCCATGGCAGCAAATTATTACTAGACACGATTCAGGCATGGCCCAGTGATTCCTGTGCAATCCATTCGGTCCATGTATCGCATGTGGGTCAATTTGGACGCGCGCTGATGACCCGCGAGGAATTAGATCAAGAGGCCCTAGGCCATATCGTGCGCTACCGCGGTATTCACCTCGCGCTCAGAGAGTCCTTGCGTCAACTGCAAAAAAAGGCACCGCACTTCGTTTGGCAACATACAGGCTCAGATAACAATCAGGATCAGGATCATTGCCGTGCCCGCTGCATTGTGCATGCGGAAGGCGGTCTCTTTACCCAGCAAGACTGGGTAGAGTCGGGCCGTGACTATCAGCAATCGGCACTCGTTGGTCTGGTTGAAGTGGAAAATGCCCAGCCTCACCATGCATGGGAGCGCTTCACTAGTGAAGGCCCATTGGCCTTGCTGCCTAGCCACCACGGCAGCAATGTCCTCAATATGGTTTGGTGTAGCTCACCTGCCACTGCAGAAAGACTAAATGGCATTTCCGATGCGGATTTTTTGCATGCGCTTCAATCATGCTTTGGTTCGCGTGTAGGGCAATTTAAATCGATTCGGGATCGGCGCCTTTATCCACTGGGCCTGAATTACCGCAAAGAGATTGTGCAAGGCAATGAAGTCTGGATTGGCAATGCGGCGCAAGCCCTCCACCCCGTTGCTGGTCAAGGTTTAAATCTGGGCTTGCGTGATGCCTACCTCCTCGCAGAACAACTTAGCGGTTTGTTTTCAAAACAATCGCACACCACCAAATCACGCAACGCAATTGACAATGCCTTGCATGAATACAGCAACAGCAGACAAGCCGATCGAAAAGCAACGATTGGCATCACTGACTTTTTAGCACGCGTATTTACCTCACCGCTCACTCCCGTGATTGCGGCCCGTGGCGCGGCGCTATCGCTGTTGCAATGGTTACCACCGGCTAAAACGGGACTCGCGCGCCAGATGATGTTTGGTCGTCGCTAA
- the ruvC gene encoding crossover junction endodeoxyribonuclease RuvC produces MRWIGIDPGLRTTGFGIIDVDGQKMTYVASGTIESGDSKKGLPERLGTLYSGVKEVLDTYHPESAAIEEVFLNVNPRSTLMLGQARGSVIAALVSAKLSVAEYSALRVKQSIVGTGRATKPQVQEMVKRLLRLSRAPGTDASDALGVAICAAHHYRLPSALKPKPSSKE; encoded by the coding sequence ATGCGCTGGATCGGAATTGACCCTGGGCTTCGCACGACTGGCTTTGGCATCATTGATGTCGATGGTCAGAAAATGACCTACGTTGCTTCTGGAACCATTGAAAGCGGTGACTCGAAGAAAGGCTTACCTGAGCGCCTAGGTACCTTGTATAGCGGCGTTAAAGAAGTCTTGGACACCTATCATCCCGAATCGGCTGCGATTGAAGAAGTGTTTTTAAACGTCAATCCACGCTCTACCTTAATGCTGGGGCAAGCCAGGGGATCGGTCATCGCCGCCCTTGTTTCAGCCAAGCTAAGCGTGGCTGAATACAGCGCCTTGCGCGTCAAGCAGTCGATAGTTGGCACGGGTCGAGCCACTAAGCCACAAGTACAGGAGATGGTGAAACGCTTGTTGCGCCTAAGCCGTGCGCCCGGCACCGACGCATCCGATGCGCTGGGCGTCGCCATCTGCGCTGCGCACCACTACCGCTTACCTTCGGCCCTCAAACCCAAGCCCTCCAGCAAAGAGTAA
- the dusB gene encoding tRNA dihydrouridine synthase DusB yields the protein MKIGPHQLANRLFVAPMAGVTDRPFRQLCKKLGASYAVSEMVASNALLWNSEKTQRRANHQGEFKPIAVQIAGADPAMMAAAAKINLDHGAQIIDINMGCPAKKVCNVAAGSALLRDEPLVQQILEAVVNAVGAGPDAVPVTLKIRTGWDREHKNALAIAKLAEQSGISMLTVHGRTRADLYHGEAEYETITAVKSAVRIPVVANGDIHSPEKAAFVLQQTGADAIMIGRAAQGRPWIFREINYYLNTGKKLDVPEVAEIQTIMNDHLIDHYAFYGEYIGLRTARKHIGWYCKGLRDSHAFRQRMNTADDCKSQLQMVNDFFDEMKSHSDRLLFLEAA from the coding sequence ATGAAAATCGGCCCCCACCAACTAGCCAATCGACTCTTTGTCGCGCCCATGGCTGGCGTAACCGATCGTCCATTTCGGCAGCTCTGCAAAAAACTGGGTGCGAGCTATGCCGTTTCTGAAATGGTCGCATCCAACGCGCTGCTGTGGAATAGTGAAAAGACTCAGCGCCGCGCCAATCATCAGGGTGAGTTCAAGCCCATTGCGGTGCAAATTGCGGGCGCCGATCCAGCCATGATGGCCGCCGCCGCCAAGATCAATTTAGACCATGGCGCGCAAATCATTGATATCAATATGGGCTGCCCTGCTAAGAAGGTGTGTAACGTTGCAGCCGGTTCTGCCTTATTGCGCGATGAGCCCCTAGTGCAACAGATTTTGGAGGCAGTGGTGAATGCCGTTGGCGCCGGGCCAGATGCAGTGCCGGTGACATTAAAAATCCGCACCGGCTGGGACCGGGAACATAAAAATGCCTTAGCGATTGCGAAGCTTGCAGAGCAATCGGGTATCAGCATGCTCACGGTGCATGGCCGTACGCGCGCGGATCTGTATCACGGTGAAGCCGAATACGAAACCATTACTGCGGTGAAATCAGCCGTTCGCATTCCGGTAGTCGCCAATGGCGATATTCACTCGCCTGAAAAGGCCGCGTTTGTTTTACAACAAACGGGTGCCGATGCCATCATGATTGGCCGCGCCGCTCAAGGCCGCCCTTGGATTTTTCGGGAAATTAATTACTACCTCAATACCGGCAAAAAATTGGATGTTCCAGAGGTGGCTGAAATTCAGACCATCATGAATGATCACTTAATTGACCACTATGCCTTTTATGGTGAATACATTGGGCTACGAACGGCCCGCAAGCACATTGGTTGGTATTGCAAAGGCTTACGAGACTCGCATGCCTTTCGCCAGCGCATGAACACGGCCGATGACTGCAAATCCCAATTGCAAATGGTGAATGATTTTTTTGATGAGATGAAATCCCATTCTGATCGCCTGTTATTTTTAGAAGCTGCTTAA
- the murU gene encoding N-acetylmuramate alpha-1-phosphate uridylyltransferase MurU yields MPCLLLAAGRGERMRPLTDTTPKPLLQIQGKSLLQWHIEALVAANARRIVINHAWLGEQIELALGDGAKWGAQIQYSSEETALETAGGIRKALALLNPEPYFLVINGDVFCPGFPIAAFTSRFQAQLSNGNKLLAYLALVLNPPQHPDGDFYLHGEQVNDKPRDADFEERKLTFSGIGIYHQSLFADLKLGEAVKLAPLLRSAMAKNQVFGEKYAGPWHDVGTPQRLYELNQSYDPK; encoded by the coding sequence TTGCCGTGTTTGTTATTGGCAGCAGGACGTGGTGAACGGATGCGCCCGCTGACAGATACAACACCAAAGCCGCTCCTGCAGATTCAAGGTAAGTCATTATTGCAATGGCATATCGAAGCACTGGTAGCCGCAAACGCTCGTCGGATCGTCATTAATCATGCGTGGCTCGGCGAGCAAATCGAATTGGCTTTGGGTGACGGCGCTAAGTGGGGAGCGCAAATTCAGTACTCATCAGAGGAAACTGCCCTGGAGACCGCCGGCGGCATTCGTAAGGCCTTGGCGCTATTGAATCCAGAGCCCTACTTTTTGGTGATCAATGGCGATGTATTTTGTCCCGGCTTTCCGATTGCTGCATTTACAAGCCGGTTTCAGGCACAGCTCAGCAATGGAAATAAGCTACTTGCCTATTTAGCGCTGGTTCTCAACCCTCCACAACACCCGGACGGCGATTTTTACCTGCATGGCGAGCAAGTCAATGACAAACCAAGAGATGCCGACTTTGAGGAACGTAAACTGACCTTTTCTGGCATCGGCATCTATCACCAATCCCTGTTTGCAGACCTAAAATTGGGCGAAGCTGTGAAATTAGCCCCTTTACTGCGCTCGGCTATGGCCAAAAATCAGGTCTTCGGTGAAAAATATGCCGGTCCGTGGCACGATGTAGGGACACCGCAGCGTTTATACGAGCTAAATCAATCCTATGACCCCAAGTAA
- the ruvB gene encoding Holliday junction branch migration DNA helicase RuvB codes for MAIHTDDLSALPDDLPAEGDRLVSGSAGNAEAVFERALRPRQLDEYVGQSKARSQLEIFISATRARNEALDHVLLFGPPGLGKTTLAHIIARELGVNLRQTSGPVLDRPGDLAALLTNLEANDVLFVDEIHRLSPVVEEILYPALEDYALDIMIGEGPAARSVKLDLKPFTLIGATTRAGMLTNPLRDRFGIVARLEFYTTDELTLIVERSANLLKAKIDPSGATEIARRARGTPRIANRLLRRVRDFAEVKGTGVITKAMADAALAMLDVDPSGFDVMDRKLLEAILHKFDGGPVGIDNLAAAIGEERDTIEDVLEPYLIQQGYLQRTSRGRIATRLAYEHFGLTPPSNNLDLLT; via the coding sequence ATGGCCATACACACTGACGATTTAAGCGCATTACCGGACGATCTTCCAGCAGAAGGTGATCGCCTAGTGAGTGGCTCGGCTGGTAATGCAGAGGCAGTCTTTGAGCGCGCCTTACGACCACGCCAGCTTGATGAATACGTCGGCCAAAGCAAAGCCCGCTCGCAGCTTGAGATCTTTATTAGCGCCACGCGTGCCCGCAATGAAGCACTCGATCACGTCTTGCTATTCGGACCTCCCGGTTTAGGTAAAACCACGCTGGCACACATCATTGCCCGCGAACTCGGCGTGAACTTGCGCCAAACCAGCGGCCCGGTACTGGATCGCCCAGGCGACCTCGCGGCCCTACTCACCAACTTAGAAGCAAATGACGTTCTCTTTGTTGATGAGATTCATCGCTTATCCCCCGTAGTAGAGGAGATTTTGTACCCGGCTCTAGAAGACTATGCGCTGGACATCATGATCGGTGAGGGCCCTGCCGCGCGCAGCGTCAAGCTGGATCTCAAACCCTTTACCTTAATTGGCGCTACGACCCGTGCCGGCATGCTCACCAATCCCTTGCGCGACCGTTTTGGAATCGTTGCACGCTTAGAGTTCTATACAACCGATGAACTCACCTTGATTGTGGAGCGTTCCGCTAATTTACTCAAAGCCAAGATTGATCCTAGCGGCGCCACCGAAATCGCTCGGCGCGCCCGCGGCACGCCGCGGATTGCCAATCGCCTATTGCGACGTGTGCGTGACTTTGCTGAAGTCAAGGGCACTGGTGTTATTACCAAAGCCATGGCGGATGCTGCACTGGCGATGCTCGATGTCGATCCTAGTGGGTTTGATGTGATGGACCGTAAATTACTCGAAGCAATTCTGCATAAGTTTGATGGCGGTCCGGTTGGGATTGATAACCTGGCTGCAGCCATTGGTGAAGAGCGCGATACGATTGAAGATGTGCTTGAACCCTATTTGATTCAACAGGGCTACTTGCAGCGCACCTCGCGTGGCCGTATTGCTACGCGCTTGGCTTACGAGCACTTTGGCTTAACACCGCCAAGCAACAACCTCGACCTACTGACATAG
- a CDS encoding aminopeptidase P N-terminal domain-containing protein, translating to MTPSNLPVFQADLYRHRRGQLAARIREQSGSGIAILATAPEQLRNRDSEFPYRHDSDFFYLTGFDEPGATLVLQVDRNTVVAHLFCRPKDPEREIWDGLRLGPEAAPEYLGVDHAYPNTELDQALPKLLADQTALYIRLASSAETDRRIRHWIDRVRGQARAGVNAPSEFRDIEALVHEMRLFKDLSEVETMRRAAAISAEAHLRAMRTCRPGQREYQIEAELLHAFRHSGAQSVAYNSIVAAGANACILHYRASAAELQSGDLCLIDAGCELDGYASDITRTFPINGRFSAAQRALYDITLAAQEAAVDATKPGNTFMQPHDTAVRVLTQGMLDEKLLSLHQLGSVDNAIETGAYRRFYMHRTSHWLGMDVHDVGSYREAGASNATEKPWRILCENMMLTIEPGLYVRPADDVPEAFWNIGIRIEDDALVTQNGCDLISRGVPVKADEIEAVMRG from the coding sequence ATGACCCCAAGTAACCTCCCTGTCTTTCAGGCCGATCTCTACCGCCATCGCCGTGGCCAGTTGGCTGCGCGCATTCGTGAGCAGTCTGGCAGCGGAATTGCCATCCTCGCCACAGCACCAGAACAATTGCGCAATCGCGATAGTGAATTTCCCTATCGGCATGACAGTGATTTCTTTTACCTAACCGGATTTGATGAGCCGGGCGCAACTCTGGTTCTTCAAGTTGACCGCAATACAGTCGTAGCGCATCTCTTTTGCCGCCCTAAAGATCCCGAGCGAGAAATCTGGGATGGTCTCCGCTTAGGTCCAGAAGCGGCACCAGAGTACTTAGGGGTTGATCATGCATATCCCAATACCGAATTGGATCAAGCATTGCCCAAGCTGCTGGCCGATCAAACGGCGCTGTACATTCGCTTAGCTAGCAGTGCTGAAACCGATCGCCGCATTCGCCATTGGATTGATCGGGTTCGTGGCCAAGCGCGCGCTGGAGTCAATGCCCCATCGGAGTTTCGTGACATTGAAGCACTGGTTCATGAGATGCGTCTATTTAAAGACCTAAGCGAAGTTGAAACCATGCGCCGTGCTGCAGCGATTTCTGCAGAAGCGCATTTGCGTGCCATGCGTACCTGCCGACCCGGCCAACGCGAATACCAAATTGAGGCTGAGTTATTGCACGCGTTTCGTCACAGCGGCGCACAAAGCGTTGCCTACAACAGCATCGTTGCTGCAGGCGCCAATGCCTGCATCTTGCATTACCGTGCTAGCGCTGCCGAGCTGCAATCCGGGGATTTATGTTTGATCGATGCCGGCTGTGAACTTGATGGCTATGCCTCAGACATCACGCGCACCTTTCCAATTAATGGACGCTTTTCAGCAGCGCAGCGGGCGCTGTACGACATCACCTTAGCCGCACAAGAGGCGGCAGTGGATGCCACCAAACCCGGCAACACCTTTATGCAACCCCACGATACTGCGGTCCGTGTCTTAACCCAAGGCATGTTGGATGAAAAACTCCTTTCATTGCATCAATTGGGCTCCGTCGACAATGCCATCGAAACAGGCGCTTATCGTCGTTTCTACATGCACCGCACCAGCCACTGGTTAGGCATGGACGTGCACGATGTTGGTTCCTATCGTGAAGCAGGTGCAAGTAATGCTACTGAAAAGCCATGGCGCATTCTTTGCGAAAACATGATGTTGACCATTGAGCCCGGCTTATATGTTCGGCCTGCAGACGATGTGCCAGAAGCATTTTGGAACATCGGCATTCGAATTGAAGACGATGCCCTGGTGACTCAAAATGGGTGTGACTTGATCTCCCGCGGTGTCCCTGTCAAGGCCGATGAGATCGAAGCGGTGATGCGCGGCTAA
- a CDS encoding helix-turn-helix domain-containing protein — MPNKHPISECVQTQLQRYFADLNGNPPNDVYHMVLSVVEKPMLEVVMQHAKQNQSLAAQYLGINRNTLHKKLTEHQLI; from the coding sequence ATGCCCAATAAACACCCCATTAGCGAATGCGTTCAAACCCAGTTGCAACGCTATTTTGCCGACCTCAATGGCAATCCCCCAAATGATGTTTACCACATGGTTTTGAGTGTGGTGGAAAAGCCCATGCTCGAAGTGGTGATGCAACACGCCAAGCAAAATCAATCCCTGGCTGCGCAGTACCTCGGTATCAACCGCAATACCCTCCATAAAAAATTAACTGAGCATCAGCTGATTTAA
- the ruvA gene encoding Holliday junction branch migration protein RuvA yields MIGRIQGTLIAVHPPRLVVDCHGVGYEIDVPMSTLYQLPGINHTITLLTHFQVREDAQQLFGFATESEREAFRALIKISGVGSRTALAVLSGMSVNELAQAIALQEPGRFTQVPGIGKKTAERLLLELKGKLGPDLGQGAGAAVTAQPSSEVLQALLSLGYSEKEALLAIKQISPDASVSEGIRQGLKYLSKV; encoded by the coding sequence ATGATTGGACGCATTCAAGGTACTTTAATTGCCGTACATCCACCGCGCTTAGTGGTGGATTGCCATGGCGTTGGTTATGAAATCGACGTACCGATGAGCACCCTCTATCAATTGCCTGGCATCAACCACACGATTACCTTACTGACGCATTTTCAGGTCCGTGAAGACGCACAGCAACTCTTTGGTTTTGCCACGGAATCCGAGCGCGAAGCCTTTCGGGCGCTGATTAAAATTAGTGGCGTTGGCTCGCGTACGGCGCTTGCCGTTTTATCCGGCATGAGTGTGAATGAATTGGCCCAAGCAATTGCCCTGCAAGAACCGGGTCGCTTCACTCAGGTTCCCGGTATCGGCAAAAAAACTGCTGAGCGTCTCTTGCTTGAACTCAAAGGCAAATTAGGGCCTGATTTAGGTCAAGGCGCTGGTGCAGCAGTGACTGCGCAGCCCAGCAGCGAAGTCTTGCAAGCATTACTCTCCTTGGGTTACTCCGAGAAAGAAGCACTTTTGGCAATTAAGCAAATCAGCCCCGATGCCTCGGTATCCGAAGGTATTCGTCAGGGCTTAAAGTATTTATCTAAAGTGTAA
- a CDS encoding aminoglycoside phosphotransferase family protein: protein MPNTRLDTLRHWLEGLPSSWGLDLSSLAPASSDASFRRYFRLHSQNALYPTLIVMDAPPQSEPVEPFIAIAELLQKAGLHVPRVLEKNTSDGFLLLSDLGSTTYLTALNDANTDALYGDAINALVAMQLASHPGVLPEYSEALLQRELDLLPEWYLKKHLQFELTADEEKTMRNAFNLILKNNLAQPQVYVHRDFHSRNLMRTETHNPGILDFQDAVYGPITYDAASLWRDAYIEWPEERVIDWVARYWELGRKKGLPMHADFGEFYRDFEWMGLQRHIKVLGIFARLYHRDGKDAYLKDIPLVLKYALATANRYIELKPLARLLERANSISSIK from the coding sequence ATGCCTAATACCCGCCTTGATACCCTCCGCCACTGGCTAGAAGGCCTCCCTAGCAGCTGGGGGCTTGACCTATCATCGCTGGCGCCTGCATCGTCTGATGCAAGCTTCCGGCGCTATTTCCGGCTCCATAGCCAAAATGCCCTGTATCCCACCCTGATTGTGATGGATGCACCCCCGCAATCGGAGCCGGTTGAACCCTTTATTGCGATCGCTGAATTACTGCAAAAAGCAGGGTTACATGTACCGCGCGTTCTCGAAAAAAATACATCCGATGGGTTTTTACTGCTCAGCGATTTAGGTTCCACAACCTACCTGACCGCCCTCAATGATGCCAATACAGATGCGCTATATGGAGATGCAATCAATGCATTAGTAGCAATGCAATTGGCTAGTCATCCCGGCGTATTACCAGAATATTCAGAAGCATTATTGCAGCGGGAATTGGATCTGTTGCCAGAGTGGTATTTAAAAAAACACCTGCAATTTGAACTGACTGCAGATGAAGAAAAAACCATGCGCAATGCATTTAATTTGATTCTAAAAAATAATCTGGCGCAGCCGCAGGTGTATGTCCATCGCGATTTCCATTCTCGCAATCTGATGCGAACTGAAACGCATAATCCCGGCATCTTAGATTTTCAAGATGCCGTCTATGGACCGATTACTTACGATGCTGCATCGCTATGGCGCGATGCTTATATTGAGTGGCCTGAAGAACGGGTAATTGATTGGGTTGCGCGTTATTGGGAATTGGGTCGTAAAAAAGGCTTGCCCATGCACGCTGATTTTGGGGAGTTCTATCGCGACTTTGAGTGGATGGGTTTACAGCGCCACATCAAAGTATTGGGAATTTTTGCGCGTTTGTATCATCGCGATGGCAAAGATGCATACCTCAAGGATATTCCGCTGGTATTGAAATATGCCTTAGCGACCGCCAATCGCTATATTGAGTTAAAGCCGCTGGCTCGCTTATTGGAGCGCGCTAATTCCATTAGCTCAATAAAGTAA
- the purH gene encoding bifunctional phosphoribosylaminoimidazolecarboxamide formyltransferase/IMP cyclohydrolase, whose product MIRTALLSVSDKKGIIPFAQALHALGVKLISTGGTAKLLAENGLPVTEVSSLTQFPEMLDGRVKTLHPMVHGGLLARRDSKEHMDAIAAHGIAPIDMLVINLYPFNQTVAKDDCSFDEAVENIDIGGPAMLRAAAKNHQDVTVLISPEDYEPILTEMKAHQNTVSYATNLRLAKKVFAHTAQYDGAIANYLSSLGSDLSHTSRSPYPETLHLAFTKVQEMRYGENPHQSAAFYRDTENVAGALANYHQLQGKELSYNNIADADAAWECVKSFSADSAARAACVIIKHANPCGVATGTTGLEAYQKAFKTDPSSAFGGIIALNVPCDGAMAEAISKQFVEVLIAPSFTAEAKAIFASKQNVRLLEIPLGLGFNAFDMKRVGGGLLVQSPDFKNVTQPELRVVSKRQPTPTELTDMMFAWRVAKFVKSNAIVYCANGMTLGIGAGQMSRVDSARMASIKAENAGLSLASSAVASDAFFPFRDGLDVVVAAGASCAIQPGGSMRDEEIIAAANEHGIAMVFTGTRHFRH is encoded by the coding sequence ATGATTCGCACCGCACTCTTATCTGTATCCGACAAAAAAGGTATTATTCCTTTTGCCCAAGCGCTGCATGCCTTGGGCGTCAAACTCATTTCCACTGGTGGGACAGCCAAGCTGCTTGCAGAAAATGGCTTGCCGGTTACCGAGGTATCGTCCCTCACCCAGTTCCCAGAAATGCTCGATGGCCGCGTTAAAACCCTACACCCGATGGTGCACGGAGGCCTACTCGCGCGTCGCGACTCCAAGGAGCATATGGATGCGATAGCGGCCCATGGCATTGCGCCGATTGATATGCTGGTGATCAATCTGTATCCATTCAATCAAACCGTAGCGAAAGATGATTGCTCGTTTGACGAAGCGGTTGAGAACATTGATATTGGCGGTCCGGCGATGCTGCGTGCGGCAGCAAAAAACCACCAGGATGTGACGGTGTTGATTTCACCAGAAGACTACGAGCCCATTCTGACTGAAATGAAGGCACATCAAAATACGGTTTCGTATGCAACGAATTTACGTCTGGCTAAAAAAGTATTTGCACATACCGCGCAATACGATGGCGCGATTGCAAATTACCTCTCATCGCTGGGCAGTGATTTAAGTCATACCAGCCGCTCGCCCTATCCAGAGACCCTGCACCTGGCATTTACTAAAGTGCAAGAGATGCGCTACGGCGAGAACCCACACCAATCGGCTGCGTTTTATCGTGATACAGAAAATGTTGCAGGCGCCCTCGCCAATTACCACCAGCTTCAAGGCAAAGAGCTGTCTTACAACAACATTGCCGATGCGGATGCAGCATGGGAATGCGTCAAGAGCTTTTCGGCTGACTCTGCTGCTCGAGCAGCCTGCGTCATCATCAAGCACGCCAACCCCTGTGGCGTTGCTACCGGCACAACTGGCCTTGAAGCCTATCAAAAAGCCTTTAAAACCGATCCAAGCTCTGCTTTTGGCGGGATCATTGCATTGAATGTGCCTTGCGATGGCGCCATGGCAGAAGCGATCTCCAAGCAATTTGTTGAGGTTCTCATTGCGCCTAGTTTTACTGCGGAAGCAAAAGCCATTTTTGCTAGCAAGCAAAATGTGCGTTTACTTGAAATTCCACTTGGTCTTGGATTTAATGCATTTGATATGAAGCGCGTGGGCGGTGGTTTATTGGTGCAATCGCCCGACTTTAAAAATGTCACGCAACCCGAGCTACGCGTGGTTTCAAAACGCCAGCCGACCCCAACCGAGCTTACGGACATGATGTTCGCTTGGCGGGTTGCTAAGTTTGTTAAATCGAATGCGATTGTCTATTGCGCCAACGGCATGACTTTGGGTATTGGGGCTGGACAAATGAGCCGCGTTGACTCGGCCCGCATGGCTAGCATCAAGGCTGAAAACGCTGGCCTTAGCCTAGCGTCCTCGGCAGTTGCCAGCGATGCCTTCTTTCCGTTCCGGGATGGCCTCGATGTCGTGGTTGCTGCAGGTGCAAGCTGCGCGATTCAGCCTGGTGGCAGCATGCGCGATGAGGAAATCATTGCCGCTGCCAATGAGCATGGCATTGCAATGGTCTTCACCGGCACCCGCCACTTCCGTCACTAA
- the tyrS gene encoding tyrosine--tRNA ligase, with product MAATPESKYPLTPDVFAALEVTKRGCDELLVEADWLAKLARSQATKTPLRIKLGLDPTAPDIHLGHTVVLNKLRQLQDLGHTVIFLIGDFTSMIGDPSGRNATRPPLTVEAIAENAQTYYKQASLVLDPSKTEVRYNSEWCDPLGARGMIQLAARYTVARMLERDDFTKRYRSGVPISVHEFLYPLMQGYDSVALKSDLELGGTDQKFNLLVGRELQREYGQEPQCILTMPLLVGLDGVEKMSKSKANYVGISEQPNEMFGKLMSISDELMWSYFTLLSFRPLAEIDLMKQEVAAGRNPRDCKVLLAQEIVARFHSQAAAEKALEDFNHRAKGGIPDDVPEIALSGAPLGITALIKMTGLAPSNAEANRNIEQGGVRIDGTVVSDKGLQVAAGSFVLQVGKRRFVKVTLS from the coding sequence ATGGCAGCTACCCCTGAATCTAAATACCCACTAACCCCTGACGTTTTTGCTGCCTTAGAGGTAACAAAACGGGGTTGTGATGAGCTTTTAGTCGAAGCCGATTGGCTCGCCAAGCTCGCCCGCAGCCAGGCTACCAAAACGCCATTGCGAATTAAGCTGGGCCTTGACCCAACGGCGCCAGACATTCATTTAGGGCATACGGTCGTTCTGAATAAGCTGCGGCAACTGCAAGACTTGGGCCATACCGTGATTTTCTTGATTGGCGATTTCACGAGCATGATCGGAGACCCTTCTGGTCGAAACGCAACCCGCCCACCGCTAACAGTAGAAGCCATTGCTGAAAATGCCCAGACCTATTACAAGCAAGCCAGCCTCGTACTCGATCCGAGTAAAACCGAAGTGCGCTACAACAGCGAGTGGTGTGATCCGCTGGGCGCACGTGGCATGATTCAACTGGCAGCCCGCTATACCGTAGCGCGGATGCTCGAGCGCGATGACTTTACGAAGCGCTATCGCTCAGGTGTACCAATCTCAGTGCACGAATTTCTTTATCCACTCATGCAAGGTTATGACTCGGTTGCTTTAAAGAGCGATTTAGAGCTGGGCGGCACTGATCAGAAATTCAATCTACTCGTTGGCCGTGAGTTGCAGCGGGAATATGGACAAGAGCCGCAGTGCATCTTGACTATGCCATTGCTCGTTGGTCTTGACGGCGTTGAGAAGATGAGCAAATCCAAGGCCAATTACGTTGGCATCAGTGAGCAGCCAAATGAGATGTTTGGCAAGCTGATGAGTATTTCCGATGAGTTGATGTGGAGCTATTTCACATTACTGTCGTTTAGACCGCTTGCAGAAATTGATCTAATGAAGCAAGAAGTAGCCGCAGGCCGTAATCCGCGTGACTGCAAAGTGCTCCTTGCTCAAGAAATCGTGGCGCGTTTTCATTCGCAGGCAGCAGCAGAAAAAGCCTTGGAAGACTTCAATCACCGCGCCAAAGGCGGTATCCCAGACGACGTTCCCGAGATTGCCTTATCGGGTGCGCCCCTCGGCATTACTGCATTAATCAAGATGACTGGCTTAGCGCCATCCAATGCAGAAGCCAATCGCAATATAGAGCAGGGTGGGGTGCGGATTGATGGAACAGTGGTGAGCGATAAAGGCTTGCAAGTCGCTGCCGGATCCTTTGTATTGCAAGTGGGTAAGCGCCGTTTTGTAAAGGTGACGCTGAGCTAA